A region of Hydrogenimonas cancrithermarum DNA encodes the following proteins:
- the wecB gene encoding non-hydrolyzing UDP-N-acetylglucosamine 2-epimerase: MKRLKVMTVVGTRPEIIRLAAVIKKLDATEAIDHVIVHTGQNYDYELNEVFFKDFGLRKPDYFLDAALGTPAETIGNILIRIDPLLEKIKPDAFLVLGDTNSCLCAIPAKKRKIPIFHMEAGNRCFDQRVPEETNRKIVDHISDVNLTYSDIAREYLLREGLPADRIIKTGSPMYEVIQSKLEDIEASDILDRLSLKKGKYFVVSAHREENIASDRNFEALVETLNAIAETYGLPVIVSTHPRTRKRIDEKKIVFHPKIELLKPLGFNDYVRLQMDAKAVLSDSGTISEESSILKFPALNIREAHERPEAMEEASVMMVGLKKERVMQGLKVLETQKPDTLREVADYSMPNVSDKVVRIILSYTDYVNRTVWQKRL; encoded by the coding sequence ATGAAACGACTGAAAGTGATGACCGTCGTCGGAACACGGCCGGAGATTATCCGCCTTGCCGCCGTCATAAAAAAGCTGGATGCCACGGAAGCGATCGACCATGTTATCGTCCATACCGGGCAGAATTACGATTATGAGTTGAACGAAGTCTTTTTCAAAGATTTCGGCCTTCGCAAACCCGACTATTTTCTCGATGCCGCTCTCGGTACGCCGGCCGAAACGATCGGTAACATCCTGATCAGGATCGATCCGCTGCTGGAGAAGATAAAACCGGACGCTTTCTTGGTTTTGGGCGATACCAACAGCTGCCTTTGCGCCATCCCCGCGAAAAAGAGAAAAATTCCCATTTTTCATATGGAGGCGGGAAACCGATGCTTCGACCAGCGCGTTCCGGAAGAGACGAATCGAAAAATCGTCGATCATATCAGCGATGTCAATCTGACCTACAGCGATATCGCGAGGGAGTATCTGCTTCGCGAAGGCCTTCCCGCCGATAGAATCATAAAAACCGGCAGCCCGATGTACGAAGTGATTCAAAGCAAACTCGAAGACATCGAAGCCTCGGATATTCTCGACAGGCTTTCTTTGAAAAAAGGGAAATATTTCGTCGTTTCGGCACACAGGGAAGAGAATATCGCCAGCGACCGAAACTTCGAAGCACTGGTAGAGACGCTCAATGCCATCGCCGAAACCTACGGCCTGCCCGTCATCGTATCGACCCATCCGAGGACCCGAAAGAGGATCGACGAGAAAAAGATCGTTTTTCATCCGAAGATCGAACTCCTCAAACCCCTCGGCTTCAACGATTATGTACGGCTCCAGATGGATGCGAAAGCGGTTCTCAGCGACAGTGGAACGATCAGCGAAGAGTCTTCGATTCTGAAATTCCCGGCACTCAATATTCGCGAAGCACACGAGCGTCCCGAAGCGATGGAAGAGGCGAGCGTGATGATGGTAGGGCTTAAAAAAGAGCGTGTCATGCAGGGATTGAAAGTTCTCGAAACACAAAAACCGGATACATTGAGAGAGGTCGCCGACTACTCGATGCCGAATGTATCGGACAAGGTCGTTCGCATCATCCTCTCCTACACCGATTATGTGAATCGAACGGTATGGCAAAAGCGGCTTTGA
- a CDS encoding polysaccharide biosynthesis C-terminal domain-containing protein, producing MKVLVTGSGGFIGKNLMERIGRMEGVEALTFEKDDTPETLEKVALEADFIFHLAGVNRPEKPEEFYEGNRDLTRQLVDILARNGKKTPILMSSSIQAERNNDYGKSKREGEEVLKAYAKQNDATVYIYRLPNVFGKWSRPNYNTVIATWCYNIARDIPIQISDENVELSLVYIDDVVGHFVRHLEENGKSGVVYPDISPVYKKSLGEIRDLLQAFKASRETLLVPRVGQGFERALYATYLSFLPTDRFSYELQGHEDERGTFYEFLKTIDSGQFSVSTTAPGITRGNHYHNTKNEKFLVVKGKASIKLRQIHSDEIIEYRASDEKMEVFEMIPGYTHDITNIGDEEMILLIWANETYDPENPDTYFLKV from the coding sequence ATGAAAGTTCTCGTAACCGGAAGCGGCGGGTTTATCGGAAAAAACCTTATGGAACGCATCGGGCGGATGGAGGGTGTGGAAGCTCTGACATTCGAGAAAGACGACACTCCGGAAACGCTGGAAAAAGTGGCGCTGGAAGCGGATTTCATCTTTCATCTGGCCGGCGTCAACCGCCCGGAAAAACCGGAAGAGTTCTACGAGGGCAATCGTGACCTGACGAGACAGCTCGTCGATATTCTAGCCCGAAATGGCAAGAAAACGCCGATTCTCATGAGCTCGTCGATCCAGGCCGAACGCAACAACGATTACGGCAAAAGCAAACGCGAAGGCGAAGAAGTTTTAAAAGCCTATGCCAAACAAAACGATGCCACCGTCTATATCTACCGCCTTCCCAACGTATTCGGAAAATGGTCGCGGCCGAACTACAATACCGTCATCGCGACATGGTGCTACAACATCGCACGCGACATACCGATTCAGATCAGTGACGAAAACGTCGAACTCAGCCTCGTCTATATCGACGATGTCGTGGGCCATTTCGTCAGGCATCTGGAAGAGAACGGAAAATCGGGCGTTGTCTATCCGGATATCTCTCCCGTCTACAAAAAGAGCCTCGGAGAGATCCGTGACCTTCTGCAGGCATTCAAAGCGAGCAGGGAGACGCTTCTCGTTCCCCGTGTCGGCCAAGGTTTCGAAAGAGCGCTTTATGCAACCTATCTCAGCTTTCTGCCGACAGATAGATTTTCCTATGAACTTCAGGGACACGAAGACGAGAGGGGAACGTTCTACGAGTTTCTAAAGACCATAGACAGCGGACAGTTCTCCGTTTCGACGACGGCACCGGGTATCACCCGCGGAAACCACTATCACAACACGAAAAACGAAAAGTTCCTCGTCGTCAAAGGAAAAGCCAGCATCAAACTACGCCAGATTCACAGTGACGAAATCATCGAGTATCGGGCGAGTGACGAAAAGATGGAGGTTTTCGAAATGATCCCGGGCTATACCCACGATATCACCAACATCGGCGACGAAGAGATGATACTGCTCATTTGGGCCAACGAGACATACGACCCCGAAAATCCCGATACTTACTTTTTGAAGGTTTGA
- a CDS encoding polysaccharide biosynthesis protein: protein MFKDKTLLITGGTGSFGNAVLRRFLDSDIKEIRIFSRDEKKQDDMRKFYKNPKLKFYLGDVRDVNSVVDVMRGVDYIFHAAALKQVPSCEFHPMQAVKTNVVGTENVLNCAIEAGVKKVIVLSTDKAVYPINAMGVSKAMMEKVAVAKSRNLDDEQITIACTRYGNVMASRGSVIPLFIDQIRQGKEITITDPSMTRFMMSLDQAVELVLFAFKNGRNGDIFVQKAPAATIELLANTLKNMLGRPDHTVKIIGTRHGEKLYESLLTKEEMVRAIDMGDYYRIPADNRDLNYDKYFEEGQDVITQADEYHSHNTYRLNEEELREMLFNLREIQEDLKEFGVI from the coding sequence ATGTTTAAAGACAAAACACTTTTGATTACAGGCGGAACGGGTTCGTTCGGAAACGCCGTTTTACGAAGATTTTTGGATTCGGATATCAAAGAGATCCGCATCTTTTCACGCGACGAGAAGAAGCAGGACGATATGCGCAAGTTCTACAAAAATCCGAAACTGAAATTTTATCTAGGTGATGTACGCGACGTCAACTCGGTCGTCGATGTCATGCGCGGCGTCGATTATATTTTCCACGCCGCTGCGCTCAAACAGGTTCCTTCCTGCGAATTTCATCCGATGCAGGCGGTCAAAACCAATGTCGTCGGTACAGAAAACGTCTTGAACTGCGCTATCGAAGCCGGCGTTAAAAAGGTCATCGTACTCAGCACGGACAAAGCGGTCTACCCCATCAACGCGATGGGTGTCTCCAAAGCGATGATGGAAAAAGTGGCTGTCGCGAAATCCCGCAACCTGGATGACGAACAGATCACCATCGCATGTACGCGCTACGGCAACGTCATGGCTTCACGCGGTTCCGTCATTCCTCTTTTCATCGACCAGATTCGCCAGGGCAAGGAGATCACGATAACGGATCCTTCGATGACACGCTTCATGATGAGTCTCGACCAGGCGGTCGAACTGGTTCTTTTCGCATTCAAAAACGGCAGGAACGGCGATATTTTCGTACAGAAAGCCCCCGCCGCGACGATAGAACTCCTCGCGAATACGCTGAAAAACATGCTCGGCCGGCCCGATCATACCGTCAAGATCATCGGAACGCGCCATGGGGAGAAGCTCTACGAGTCGCTTTTGACGAAAGAGGAGATGGTACGGGCCATCGACATGGGAGACTACTACCGCATTCCCGCCGACAACAGAGACCTCAACTACGACAAATATTTCGAAGAGGGGCAGGACGTCATCACCCAGGCAGACGAATACCACTCCCACAACACCTACCGCCTCAACGAGGAGGAGCTTCGCGAAATGCTCTTCAATCTTCGTGAAATCCAGGAGGACCTGAAAGAGTTCGGAGTCATCTGA
- a CDS encoding glycosyltransferase family 2 protein, giving the protein MINLTVVILTLNEEVNIEHSVGNVVGWAKEVFVLDSGSMDKTVEIAESLGAKTFYRKFDNYAAQRNYAIKELPIKTEWMLFLDADEYLPPELKQEIEKELDNPRADGYMIKFRFYFMGRWIKHGGYYGTKILRLFRKEKASVDRDMNEHVVINGIVGELKNDFIHDDHKGITEWISKHNKYATYEALELIKYDERKKNEKKDEFADLFGTQAQRKRWIREYIWNPLMPPLVRPFIYYFYRYFLKLGFLDGKPGFIYHFLQGLWWTFLIDVKYIEMKNKEKEKNV; this is encoded by the coding sequence TTGATCAATCTAACTGTCGTTATTTTGACATTGAATGAAGAAGTAAATATTGAACATTCCGTGGGCAACGTAGTAGGATGGGCAAAAGAGGTTTTTGTACTCGACAGTGGCTCAATGGACAAAACCGTAGAAATCGCGGAAAGCCTCGGTGCAAAAACTTTTTACAGGAAATTTGATAATTATGCCGCCCAAAGAAATTATGCGATCAAAGAGCTTCCAATAAAGACGGAATGGATGCTCTTCCTCGATGCCGATGAATATCTACCGCCGGAGCTCAAACAGGAAATCGAAAAAGAACTCGACAATCCACGTGCAGATGGATATATGATCAAATTCAGGTTCTATTTCATGGGTCGATGGATCAAACACGGTGGATATTACGGAACGAAAATTTTGCGCCTTTTCAGGAAAGAAAAAGCTTCCGTCGATCGGGACATGAATGAACATGTGGTTATCAACGGTATCGTTGGAGAACTGAAAAACGATTTCATTCACGATGATCACAAAGGCATAACGGAATGGATATCGAAACACAACAAATATGCGACATACGAAGCCTTGGAGCTTATCAAATACGATGAACGTAAAAAGAATGAAAAAAAAGATGAATTTGCCGACCTTTTCGGTACGCAGGCACAAAGAAAACGTTGGATTCGCGAATATATTTGGAATCCCTTGATGCCACCGCTGGTTCGCCCATTTATCTACTATTTTTATCGTTATTTTTTAAAACTTGGATTCCTGGATGGAAAACCGGGATTCATCTATCATTTTCTGCAAGGATTATGGTGGACTTTTTTAATCGATGTAAAATATATAGAAATGAAAAACAAAGAAAAGGAAAAGAATGTTTAA
- a CDS encoding glycosyltransferase has protein sequence MKILVHAISAKMGGAKRHLNNMMKALAKSGHDFEWLVIVNDEFDTSAFESNVEIIRFPETYSSGWKRILLDNWHINKIIKEKKIDLLISFANFGPVKASCKHILFEMNALYFCTNIRNLYGRRQHIDFAIKRILIKLSAIWADLIITPSKSLKLQLIDTLNIPENKIDILYHASEKEFCRIGQTTNITKKENSTVTTFLYPSHLARHKGIHILLDALKIVKFEKNRLLPPFEVICTFAKSDEPEYYDELTKSIEQHDLDDIIRFVGFVPQEEINQLYASSDYMLYTTLCESFGFSMLEAKVFHLPALCSNIPINREISKEAALYYQWNDPEDLADKIEFIITQKPDQFNFNDELLEWHWENYAEKLIACMNDVLSR, from the coding sequence TTGAAAATTTTGGTACATGCCATTTCTGCGAAAATGGGGGGTGCCAAACGGCATTTGAACAATATGATGAAAGCATTGGCCAAATCTGGTCATGATTTCGAATGGCTTGTCATTGTCAATGATGAATTTGACACTTCTGCATTTGAAAGTAATGTAGAGATAATCAGATTCCCGGAAACATACAGTTCGGGTTGGAAGAGAATTCTCTTGGATAATTGGCACATCAACAAAATAATAAAAGAAAAAAAAATAGACCTTTTAATTTCATTCGCAAATTTCGGACCGGTCAAAGCATCCTGCAAACATATACTTTTTGAAATGAACGCACTCTATTTTTGCACAAATATCCGCAATCTATACGGCCGACGACAGCATATAGATTTTGCTATCAAGCGCATTCTTATAAAACTTTCCGCTATTTGGGCGGATTTAATCATCACCCCGAGTAAAAGTCTTAAACTCCAACTGATCGATACACTAAATATACCGGAAAATAAAATAGATATTCTTTACCACGCATCGGAAAAGGAGTTCTGTCGTATCGGACAAACAACGAACATTACAAAAAAAGAAAACAGTACAGTCACGACATTCCTTTATCCATCTCACCTAGCCCGTCACAAGGGTATCCATATTCTTCTCGATGCACTCAAAATAGTCAAATTCGAAAAAAACAGATTGCTGCCTCCATTTGAAGTAATTTGTACCTTTGCGAAATCGGACGAACCTGAGTATTACGATGAATTGACCAAGTCGATTGAACAACATGACTTGGATGACATCATCCGTTTCGTCGGTTTCGTTCCTCAGGAAGAGATCAATCAACTCTATGCTTCATCCGACTATATGCTTTACACGACACTGTGTGAATCATTCGGTTTTTCCATGCTTGAAGCCAAAGTTTTTCATCTTCCCGCTCTTTGCTCGAATATTCCCATCAACCGCGAAATATCCAAAGAAGCTGCACTTTACTACCAGTGGAACGATCCTGAAGATTTGGCGGATAAAATCGAATTCATCATCACTCAAAAGCCCGACCAATTCAATTTCAACGACGAATTGCTCGAGTGGCATTGGGAAAATTATGCTGAAAAACTAATTGCATGCATGAATGACGTGTTATCACGATAA
- a CDS encoding polysaccharide deacetylase family protein has protein sequence MVKNAVKTVLLHTGALLYGNQDSKVIYYHDIHDNTAYTSMSTPIKLFLKHLETIQNMNYTVVQEITNRKNEIEITFDDGFRGLYENFLLLIDRKIHVKLFLVTDFIDKKNYLTKGEIEEMLGSGYLSIGSHSVSHQNLDLHDRKRLIYELEASKKKLEDLFDRQISSLCFPRGRFSDLVIEESEKTGYSKLYSCLPGSYFSPYRKNLIPRSLAQHALPSDFSAILNGGDQIYFKRYLKMHYRNGDLA, from the coding sequence ATGGTCAAAAACGCCGTTAAAACTGTTTTGCTGCACACTGGTGCACTTCTATACGGAAATCAAGATAGCAAAGTGATCTATTATCATGATATTCATGATAATACCGCTTACACATCGATGTCAACACCGATCAAACTCTTTTTGAAACATCTGGAAACCATTCAAAATATGAACTATACAGTGGTCCAGGAAATTACAAATAGAAAAAATGAAATCGAAATAACCTTCGACGATGGATTCAGAGGATTGTATGAAAATTTTTTATTGCTAATCGATCGAAAGATTCACGTCAAGCTTTTTCTCGTAACAGATTTTATCGATAAAAAAAACTATTTAACCAAAGGGGAAATCGAAGAGATGCTCGGTTCTGGATATTTGAGCATCGGCTCGCATAGCGTCTCTCACCAGAATCTCGACCTACACGATAGAAAAAGATTGATATATGAGCTTGAAGCTTCGAAAAAAAAGCTTGAAGACCTGTTCGACAGGCAGATATCGTCATTATGCTTTCCACGTGGAAGATTTTCCGATCTCGTCATCGAAGAGTCGGAAAAAACTGGCTATTCGAAACTCTACAGCTGCCTTCCAGGCTCATACTTCTCCCCTTATCGTAAAAATCTGATTCCACGTTCATTGGCCCAGCATGCATTGCCCTCCGATTTTTCTGCAATATTGAACGGTGGAGATCAAATATATTTCAAACGATATCTGAAAATGCATTATCGAAACGGAGACCTCGCTTGA
- a CDS encoding carbohydrate deacetylase: protein MTKYLIINADDFGWDEETVAATIKLFEKGVLTSATIMTGMPGTPKAIEYAKKNQDRFSFGLHFNIVDGHASHSLSPNSLTTPENRVFKDSNQQRINALMWKLNKKDIQHELECQLSQLFDAGINVSHIDSHGHLHKFPQIIHAAKPILKKYKITSVRIPQNIFQNKNLKKSLINNIFRLFFGGTKHPDYFFMLEHHEDSDWLEKFLNDIPDGLTELGIHPGTTDAWRAVETQPFFHDEILKKLNRPDLNLVNYNFIDRR, encoded by the coding sequence ATGACAAAATATTTGATAATCAATGCCGATGACTTTGGATGGGATGAAGAGACGGTTGCAGCAACGATAAAACTTTTCGAAAAAGGAGTATTGACCAGTGCGACTATCATGACAGGCATGCCCGGAACCCCAAAAGCCATAGAATATGCGAAAAAAAATCAGGATAGGTTTTCATTCGGCCTCCATTTCAATATTGTAGATGGCCATGCATCCCATTCTCTTTCACCAAACTCTTTGACAACACCGGAAAATAGAGTTTTCAAAGATAGCAACCAGCAACGCATCAATGCTCTCATGTGGAAGCTGAATAAAAAAGATATTCAACATGAGTTGGAGTGTCAATTATCTCAATTGTTCGATGCCGGTATCAACGTTTCACATATCGATTCGCATGGGCATCTGCATAAATTTCCTCAGATCATTCACGCGGCAAAGCCCATCCTCAAAAAATATAAAATAACATCCGTCAGAATTCCTCAAAATATTTTTCAGAATAAAAATCTCAAAAAATCATTGATAAACAATATTTTTAGACTCTTTTTTGGGGGGACCAAGCATCCTGACTATTTTTTCATGCTCGAGCATCATGAAGACAGCGATTGGCTGGAAAAATTTCTGAACGATATTCCCGATGGTTTGACTGAATTGGGTATTCATCCTGGTACGACCGATGCATGGCGTGCTGTCGAGACCCAACCGTTTTTTCATGATGAAATTTTGAAAAAACTGAATCGTCCGGACTTGAATCTCGTCAACTATAATTTCATAGACAGGCGATAA
- a CDS encoding glycosyltransferase family 4 protein, whose product MSLKTFAFLVEPSSYTLDIVENIYKPLGIGHIFFHDRPLIAQSDKTPEGDIFENMGCFQRIAKLRNIWRRYDFFIFNGYNTTEFLLFFLTSWILGGRKYIAIDSDTQYKEIGGIKRFVKKLYLQTIFKRSFVLGFAGGSYGHKELFRRYGMAEERIFLMPMMVNNETFFANRPKPESPFTFLYVGRIIPHKNVEMLIQSFQKAFGDETTVFLRIVGRGSSLESLKSRYADAPNIHFEGAKFGRNLVEAYHTSHLLVIPSLYEPWGLVVNEALSAGLPVLASNRVGAIYDLILGKETGFVFDPTNIDELSSLMKKIYEDPLLYKKMSRNAEELMRNSWNYEMYKTNLISAIDYCHEKLHGEER is encoded by the coding sequence TCGATATCGTCGAAAATATTTACAAACCGCTTGGAATCGGCCACATCTTTTTTCACGACCGCCCGCTTATTGCTCAAAGTGACAAGACACCGGAAGGCGATATTTTTGAAAATATGGGATGCTTCCAGAGAATCGCCAAACTGCGAAATATCTGGCGACGATACGATTTTTTCATTTTCAACGGTTATAACACTACGGAGTTTCTTCTATTTTTCCTGACTTCATGGATACTGGGTGGCAGGAAATACATCGCCATCGACTCCGATACGCAATACAAAGAGATCGGCGGCATCAAGAGATTCGTAAAAAAACTCTATCTTCAAACTATTTTCAAACGCTCTTTTGTTCTCGGCTTCGCCGGGGGAAGTTACGGCCACAAGGAGCTCTTTCGCCGTTACGGCATGGCCGAAGAGCGAATCTTTTTGATGCCAATGATGGTGAACAACGAAACTTTTTTTGCCAATCGCCCCAAACCGGAGTCCCCTTTCACCTTTCTTTACGTTGGACGCATCATTCCGCATAAAAATGTGGAAATGCTTATCCAAAGTTTCCAAAAAGCTTTTGGAGACGAAACTACCGTTTTTCTGCGTATCGTCGGACGGGGATCATCGCTCGAATCGCTGAAATCACGCTATGCCGATGCGCCAAATATCCACTTCGAAGGAGCCAAGTTTGGCCGTAATCTCGTCGAAGCTTATCATACTTCTCATCTCCTAGTGATTCCATCACTATACGAACCCTGGGGACTTGTCGTCAACGAAGCCCTTTCCGCAGGTTTGCCGGTACTTGCATCCAATCGTGTTGGTGCAATTTACGATCTGATTCTCGGAAAGGAAACGGGATTCGTTTTTGATCCGACAAACATAGACGAACTTTCATCGCTTATGAAAAAAATATATGAAGATCCCTTACTTTATAAAAAAATGAGTCGTAATGCCGAAGAACTTATGCGAAACAGTTGGAATTATGAAATGTATAAAACAAATCTTATATCGGCAATCGACTATTGCCATGAAAAATTACATGGAGAAGAGAGATGA